From one Trifolium pratense cultivar HEN17-A07 linkage group LG1, ARS_RC_1.1, whole genome shotgun sequence genomic stretch:
- the LOC123885496 gene encoding uncharacterized protein LOC123885496 has translation MGNYVSCTLAPPLMRNAKATRVILPTGEVKQFREIMKAAELMLENPNFFLVNSRSLHISRRFSPLAADEELEFGNVYIFFPMRRLNSMVTGADMAVLFLAANSAAKRLRAGKTRVQPDESNSEVVKGDDDGVVNDQNDCVPRLSLEGVDSGFSYRLSYCRSKKPILETINEEPIRSR, from the coding sequence ATGGGAAATTACGTTTCATGCACCTTAGCACCACCATTGATGAGGAATGCAAAAGCAACAAGAGTAATTCTTCCAACTGGAGAAGTCAAACAATTTAGAGAAATCATGAAAGCTGCAGAACTTATGTTAGAGAATCCTAATTTTTTCTTAGTTAATTCTCGATCTCTTCATATTTCTAGAAGATTCTCTCCTCTTGCTGCTGATGAAGAATTGGAATTTGGAAATGTTTACATATTTTTTCCTATGAGAAGACTTAACTCTATGGTTACCGGTGCTGACATGGCGGTGCTTTTTTTGGCGGCGAATTCGGCTGCGAAACGGTTACGTGCTGGAAAGACACGTGTACAACCGGATGAGAGTAATTCAGAAGTTGTTAAGGGTGATGATGATGGTGTTGTTAATGATCAAAACGACTGTGTTCCGAGGTTGAGTTTGGAAGGTGTGGATTCTGGGTTTAGTTATAGGTTAAGTTATTGTAGATCAAAGAAACCTATTTTGGAGACTATAAATGAAGAACCAATTAGGTCAAGATAA
- the LOC123885507 gene encoding glycine-rich protein DOT1-like has product MAGKGGSGGAKGGAGGGSGGGGSKGSTGGSGGGGSMKAPGGGGSYISRGAFESNPQGYFSGLHAADKGNK; this is encoded by the coding sequence ATGGCTGGCAAAGGTGGTAGTGGTGGTGCAAAAGGAGGTGCTGGTGGCGGCAGTGGCGGTGGTGGAAGCAAAGGGTCAACCGGTGGCAGTGGTGGCGGTGGATCAATGAAAGCACCGGGTGGTGGTGGATCATATATATCTCGTGGTGCATTTGAAAGTAACCCTCAAGGATACTTTAGTGGCCTTCATGCTGCGGACAAGGGCAACAAGTAG
- the LOC123885529 gene encoding probable H/ACA ribonucleoprotein complex subunit 1, which produces MAGKGGSGGGGAKGGAGGSSGGGSKGSTGGSGGGGSMKAPGGGGSYISRGAFESNPQGYFSGLHSAGKGNK; this is translated from the coding sequence ATGGCTGGCAAAGGtggtagtggtggtggtggtgcaaAAGGAGGTGCTGGTGGCAGCAGTGGTGGTGGAAGCAAAGGGTCGACTGGTGGCAGTGGCGGCGGCGGATCAATGAAAGCGCCAGGTGGTGGTGGATCATACATCTCTCGTGGTGCATTTGAAAGTAACCCTCAAGGATACTTTAGTGGCCTTCATTCTGCGGGCAAGGGCAACAAGTAG
- the LOC123885519 gene encoding glycine-rich cell wall structural protein-like, translated as MAGKGGSGGGGGAKGGAGGSSGGGSKGSTAGSGGGGSMKAPGGGGSYISRGAFESNPQGYFSGLHSADKGNK; from the coding sequence ATGGCTGGCAAAGGtggtagtggtggtggtggtggtgcaaAAGGAGGTGCTGGTGGCAGCAGCGGTGGTGGAAGCAAAGGGTCGACTGCTGGCAGTGGCGGCGGCGGATCAATGAAAGCGCCAGGTGGTGGTGGATCATACATCTCTCGTGGTGCATTTGAAAGTAACCCTCAAGGATACTTTAGTGGCCTTCATTCTGCGGACAAGGGCAACAAGTAG
- the LOC123922048 gene encoding repressor of RNA polymerase III transcription MAF1 homolog, producing the protein MKFLECAPLDRLNDFLDNLNLGERTIKGCLEAYSCKHSGADKKLSVSLSNEILDYLGKSSDNDSPSPVESLSARTSRKTLVYLVLALYHMYPDYDFSAVKAHQFFTEESWDSFKQFFDAYMFEASKEWVETFEGISLLDALFKAVDEVVTLADCEIYGYLPDSEADPLPDRGAIWSFNFLFYNRKLKRIVTFRLSCFSNLLADGFSFDEMLDGYDEEIFSNMDI; encoded by the exons ATGAAGTTCCTAGAGTGTGCTCCTCTCGACCG GCTTAACGATTTCTTggataatttgaatttgggagAACGTACTATCAAAGGATGTCTCGAAGCTTATAGTT GTAAACATTCTGGGGCAGATAAAAAACTCTCTGTCAGTTTGAGTAATGAG ATTCTTGACTATCTTGGAAAATCATCTGACAATGATTCTCCCTCACCGGTTGAATCCTTATCAGCCAGAACCAG CCGGAAGACATTGGTTTACCTAGTTCTTGCCCTCTATCACATGTATCCAGATTATGACTTCAG TGCAGTTAAAGCTCACCAGTTTTTCACAGAGGAATCATGGGACAGTTTTAAGCAATTTTTTGACGCCTACATGTTTGAAGCCTCAAAG GAATGGGTTGAAACCTTTGAGGGTATTTCTCTGCTGGATGCCTTGTTCAAGGCCGTTGATGAG GTGGTGACTTTAGCCGATTGTGAAATTTATGGTTATTTACCTGATTCTGAGGCAGATCCATTACCAGATAGAGGAGccat TTGGTcctttaatttcttgttttacAACAGAAAGCTTAAGCGGATTGTGACTTTTCGTTTGAGCTGTTTTAG TAACTTGTTGGCTGATGGGTTTTCTTTTGACGAGATGCTCGATGGGTACGATGAAGAAATATTTTCTAACATGGATATATGA
- the LOC123913699 gene encoding sulfhydryl oxidase 2-like isoform X2 — protein sequence MKLFLGLFLCAFSVCCSSATFSRSRRSILREVNDKDQTGVDHDYAVELNATNFDSVLKDTPATFAVVEFFAHWCPACRNYKPHYEKVARLFNGADAVHPGIILLTRVDCALKINTKLCDKFSVGHYPMLFWGAPPKFVGGSWEPKQEKSDIHVIDDARTADRLLNWINKQTSSSFGLDDQKFQNEQLSSNVSDPEQIARAIYDVEEATSIAFDIILEHKMIKPETRAPLIKFLQLLTAHHPSRRCRKGAGELLVSFDDLYPTDFSSSQKQDDDKSQVTNFQICGKEVPRGYWMFCRGSKNETRGFSCGLWVLLHSLSVRIEDGESQFTFNAVCDFVHNFFVCEECRQHFYKMCSSVSSPFNKARDFALWLWSSHNKVNERLSKEEASLGTGDPKFPKTIWPPKQLCSSCYLGHDQKSNKIEWNQDEVYKALRNYYGTTLVSLYKEKGIVGNEGTEGAALEDLIVASNAIVVPVGAALAIAVASCAFGALACYWRSQQKSRKPRRTWN from the exons ATGAAATTATTTCTGGGTCTGTTTCTTTGTGCGTTTTCTGTGTGTTGTTCTTCTGCTACTTTTTCTAGGTCACGTCGTTCGATCCTTCGTGAGGTTAACGATAAAGATCAAACTGGTGTCGATCATGATTATGCCGTTGAACTTAATGCCACTAATTTTGATTCTGTTTTGAAAGATACTCCTGCTACCTTCGCTGTTGTTGAATTCTTTGCCCATTG GTGCCCTGCTTGCAGGAATTATAAG CCTCACTATGAAAAGGTTGCAAGGTTATTTAATGGAGCTGATGCAGTGCATCCAGGAATCATATTATTGACAAGGGTAGATTGTGCACTAAAG ATAAATACTAAGCTCTGTGATAAGTTTTCTGTTGGTCATTATCCTATGCTGTTTTGGGGCGCTCCTCCTAAATTTGTAGGTGGTAGTTGGGAACCAAAACAAGAGAAAAGTGATATACATGTGATTGATGATGCACGGACAGCTGATCGGTTGCTCAATTGGATAAACAAGCAAACGTCCAG TTCATTTGGTCTGGATGATCAGAAGTTTCAAAACGAGCAACTTTCATCTAATGTATCAGACCCCGAACAG ATTGCAAGAGCTATCTATGACGTTGAAGAGGCAACTTCTATAGCTTTTGACATCATCTTAGAGCACAAG ATGATAAAACCAGAAACGCGGGCTCCGCTTATAAAGTTTCTTCAGCTTTTGACAGCTCATCATCCTTCTAGGAG ATGCCGGAAGGGCGCCGGAGAATTACTTGTGAGCTTTGATGACTTGTACCCAACAGATTTTTCGTCATCTCAGAAGCAAGATGATGATAAAAGTCAAGTTACAAACTTTCAGATTTGCGGAAAAGAGGTGCCACGTGGATACTGG ATGTTTTGCCGTGGAAGTAAAAATGAAACCAGAGGCTTTAG ctgTGGCTTATGGGTTCTTCTACATTCACTCTCTGTGAGGATTGAGGATGGAGAGAGTCAGTTTACATTTAATGCAGTATGTGATTTTGTTCACAACTTCTTCGTCTGTGAGGAATGCCGACAGCATTTTTACAAGATGTGTTCAAG TGTTTCTAGTCCTTTCAACAAAGCCCGCGACTTTGCTCTCTGGTTATGGAGTTCCCATAACAAGGTAAATGAAAGGTTGAGTAAAGAAGAAGCTTCTTTAGGTACTGGTGATCCCAAATTCCCAAAGACAATTTGGCCTCCaaagcagctttgctcttcctgTTACCTTGGCCATGACCAGAAAAGCAACAAAATTGAATGGAACCAGGATGAGGTCTACAAGGCTCTGAGAAATTATTACGGCACAACACTTGTATCTCTGTATAAAGAAAAGGGTATTGTTGGAAATGAAGGAACTGAAGGAGCTGCACTTGAAGATTTAATAGTCGCATCAAATGCAATTGTGGTGCCTGTGGGAGCTGCTTTGGCAATTGCTGTCGCTAGCTGTGCCTTTGGAGCACTTGCTTGCTACTGGCGTTCACAGCAAAAGAGTCGGAA GCCAAGGAGAACATGGAATTAG
- the LOC123913699 gene encoding sulfhydryl oxidase 2-like isoform X1, translating to MKLFLGLFLCAFSVCCSSATFSRSRRSILREVNDKDQTGVDHDYAVELNATNFDSVLKDTPATFAVVEFFAHWCPACRNYKPHYEKVARLFNGADAVHPGIILLTRVDCALKINTKLCDKFSVGHYPMLFWGAPPKFVGGSWEPKQEKSDIHVIDDARTADRLLNWINKQTSSSFGLDDQKFQNEQLSSNVSDPEQIARAIYDVEEATSIAFDIILEHKMIKPETRAPLIKFLQLLTAHHPSRRCRKGAGELLVSFDDLYPTDFSSSQKQDDDKSQVTNFQICGKEVPRGYWMFCRGSKNETRGFSCGLWVLLHSLSVRIEDGESQFTFNAVCDFVHNFFVCEECRQHFYKMCSSVSSPFNKARDFALWLWSSHNKVNERLSKEEASLGTGDPKFPKTIWPPKQLCSSCYLGHDQKSNKIEWNQDEVYKALRNYYGTTLVSLYKEKGIVGNEGTEGAALEDLIVASNAIVVPVGAALAIAVASCAFGALACYWRSQQKSRKYFHHLHSLKNI from the exons ATGAAATTATTTCTGGGTCTGTTTCTTTGTGCGTTTTCTGTGTGTTGTTCTTCTGCTACTTTTTCTAGGTCACGTCGTTCGATCCTTCGTGAGGTTAACGATAAAGATCAAACTGGTGTCGATCATGATTATGCCGTTGAACTTAATGCCACTAATTTTGATTCTGTTTTGAAAGATACTCCTGCTACCTTCGCTGTTGTTGAATTCTTTGCCCATTG GTGCCCTGCTTGCAGGAATTATAAG CCTCACTATGAAAAGGTTGCAAGGTTATTTAATGGAGCTGATGCAGTGCATCCAGGAATCATATTATTGACAAGGGTAGATTGTGCACTAAAG ATAAATACTAAGCTCTGTGATAAGTTTTCTGTTGGTCATTATCCTATGCTGTTTTGGGGCGCTCCTCCTAAATTTGTAGGTGGTAGTTGGGAACCAAAACAAGAGAAAAGTGATATACATGTGATTGATGATGCACGGACAGCTGATCGGTTGCTCAATTGGATAAACAAGCAAACGTCCAG TTCATTTGGTCTGGATGATCAGAAGTTTCAAAACGAGCAACTTTCATCTAATGTATCAGACCCCGAACAG ATTGCAAGAGCTATCTATGACGTTGAAGAGGCAACTTCTATAGCTTTTGACATCATCTTAGAGCACAAG ATGATAAAACCAGAAACGCGGGCTCCGCTTATAAAGTTTCTTCAGCTTTTGACAGCTCATCATCCTTCTAGGAG ATGCCGGAAGGGCGCCGGAGAATTACTTGTGAGCTTTGATGACTTGTACCCAACAGATTTTTCGTCATCTCAGAAGCAAGATGATGATAAAAGTCAAGTTACAAACTTTCAGATTTGCGGAAAAGAGGTGCCACGTGGATACTGG ATGTTTTGCCGTGGAAGTAAAAATGAAACCAGAGGCTTTAG ctgTGGCTTATGGGTTCTTCTACATTCACTCTCTGTGAGGATTGAGGATGGAGAGAGTCAGTTTACATTTAATGCAGTATGTGATTTTGTTCACAACTTCTTCGTCTGTGAGGAATGCCGACAGCATTTTTACAAGATGTGTTCAAG TGTTTCTAGTCCTTTCAACAAAGCCCGCGACTTTGCTCTCTGGTTATGGAGTTCCCATAACAAGGTAAATGAAAGGTTGAGTAAAGAAGAAGCTTCTTTAGGTACTGGTGATCCCAAATTCCCAAAGACAATTTGGCCTCCaaagcagctttgctcttcctgTTACCTTGGCCATGACCAGAAAAGCAACAAAATTGAATGGAACCAGGATGAGGTCTACAAGGCTCTGAGAAATTATTACGGCACAACACTTGTATCTCTGTATAAAGAAAAGGGTATTGTTGGAAATGAAGGAACTGAAGGAGCTGCACTTGAAGATTTAATAGTCGCATCAAATGCAATTGTGGTGCCTGTGGGAGCTGCTTTGGCAATTGCTGTCGCTAGCTGTGCCTTTGGAGCACTTGCTTGCTACTGGCGTTCACAGCAAAAGAGTCGGAAGTATTTCCATCACCTACACTCTTTAAAGAACATATGA